GCTTTCGTTCGCACAACTGTCAAGTGTTTGTGTTTTGATTAAGTTTCAGGGGGAAAAAATGTCAGCGACGCATTTTCGATGTCGCGGCCACAATTCTTTGGCTTCGACACGCATCTTCCAGTGGAGGATTGGGGAAACGGATACATCGGCGGTACGCCGGATGATTTGGAGTACGACGCTTTGAACGACTCGGGGGATTTGGTCCGGTTTGAGCAGAGGAAGGCGAGGTTGCAGCTGGATCTGAGCGTGTGGATGATGCCGAGAAAGCCGAGGCTGCAGCATCTGGTGCCACGTCCGGCGATGCAGCAGCTTCATTCGCAGAGTTCGTTGATGGCGACgatgcaacagcagcagcaacagcaccaTCAGGCGGGGGGACAAGTAAGAAGGGAATTTTTGAACAATGGgagatttttgattaattttatctTTGTTTTAGATGGTTCGATCTGAATACGAACAAACAGACGGCGCAGCATTCGATGCCCCGCCGCCGGAAGTTCCCAACAGTTTCCCCAATTTCTTCATCTAGGGATGGGAGAGCTACTCGAATTCTAACCAGCAGCACAGGAGGATCAGCAAAATCATCCACTGTTATCATTATCGGCAGCAGGGTCAGAATCGAAAGCCGCAGCAGCAAAAAACCGCAAATTGCCAACACCATCATAGCAAGTGAATCGCTCCGGGGAGTACGACGGGACAGCGGGACAACGATGGCTGCTGGGGATTCACAGCTTACTACAAACAACGATttctttttttgcgaaaaaaaaaactgcagttgaaaattgaatttattttgcaatttgtcattacactcaaaccccgatggtttgacaccaactgttgtcaaacgaacggggtcactttttagtttgacaccctttttacatggagttcacatacactaccaaacgtttgttttgatagtgtgcgtgagcgccgtgtaaaaagtgacagttcgtcactttttagtttgactttgaccaaccaacggggtacaaactaaaaaagtgtcaaacgaaaaagtgaccaaccaccgggggttgagtgtatttaacAAATACAAGTAATTTAGACTTTAGTTTATATTTCAAAgcacaatttcacaattttattatTAGCACTCCAGCATACTATCGACTGTTGATCTGTTGAAGGGAAGATTCTGGGACAGCGGAGTGATGTAATGCTTGTACATTTTATTTGGGATCGGAACCAGGAACGCGACCGTATTTCCGGAACTGTCCGGGCGCATGCCATCTAGTCGGTTTAACCGTGTAGGAACAGTCACCCATCACCTCCACCTCCGTTGGCCGGAGGCTCCTGCCAACGGTCGTTCTCCGACTGACGGTTATCACGAAAATCTCTCGAGGGTCATTGATCCAGTTActggtggtggtgctgctgcGGAACATCATCGTTAAACTGATCACCAGGTTCGCCAACGGCAAGGGTGCCACCACCATTTCCCGGAAACTTATGGGGTAGCAATTGATCCTGAAACGAGTTTCaattttgtacacaaaaaaggaGGTTAACCTGCCGGATTGTGCTATGTTTCAGTTGGTTAGTCAGAAGTTGGTGACACAATCACCTGTTGCAACCAAACGCTCACCTGGGAAGATAGCTCCTGCTTCAGTTGCAGATGCTGATCTGAGTGTCCACCACCGCCATCGCCGTCGTGATTGTTGTAGCCACCACCTTGTTTATTCTTGCGATCGATGAACCGGCTACCGGTCGCCGCTTCAACTATTGAAGTAATCTCCGCCGCCGGAATGTCCACCGGAGTGATCTCCGCCATAATCGTAGACCGACTATTCGACgacaaaaaaatactccaaaaacaacaacaacaatcgtgCGCAatgtcgaactgtcaaatcaatGTGGTGTTAAAAGAGGTGGCGATGTTTTGATCGTAaacaatcattaatttttcgttaatttgttaatttcggcagttaattaattaatttatttaattttttactattGTCGCGCCCCTCGGGCAAGTGTcctaaaagattaaaaaaagatatagcacaaatttttaataaaaattgaaaagtcaATTCCtcaaactaaaaatgaaaaaccaaATGCAAAATAAAGTACTTGTTCCGTAAATGGGCTGAGAACATTGCCCATTTACCGAATGTTGCTCGCATACTGGGCTGAATGAATAATGACGAGGGGGTCGTCAACGCGAAATATTATTCAATGaagtttgaaaataaatcaaCCAAGTGCCGTATCAGAGGTTTGAATCAAAGAAGTTTAATAAACAAGTTAAACACAATCTTTGTGATAAACAGaggttaataaaataaaagaacattcgcaattcgcaattttcagagtaagaacgggccttcaccgatcttatgcactttGTTCctgacgaacacgcactgcccttacacctacatctcatccttgctctgagtcagtacgagcagcacgctagaacacgctttgagtgttcgtgccaggcatgcacaccttcttttccggtaaCGCATACTAACTCGGCCGGGGTGGTACAttgcgtagggtttgatgtaagtataagcgcctaaccatttatagtgtgcctatcagctttcattaaagcaaaaactattttatttttagtttgaatttgaaaacttattgttatttactgtgtattgtttgtTCCTGtgtgtggccgaatggttacgctgtccgctttgtaagcggatgattctgggttcgattcccatctgctgcaaacttccatcggatgaggaagtaaaatgtcggacccggccttggttgttaggcagttaagtcattccaggtgtaggagtcgtctgcatgccataagtacaaacaacacaccaaaccaagcctactccggtggaatcgctggcggcggttggactcgcaatccaaaggtcgtcagtccaaacactggggtggaaggttccttggagtagaaagaggtttgggtgctctccccatttaagccttcggactcctaggttcgagcagaaacttgcaatagagaacacaaaagacccgggggtcgttaatgtggatggtttgattttttgattttttgatttttttttgttttttcctgaaatcttgcctaatgttgagtcgtgtttatctgttgctatttcttctgtcgcggtgttttgttacaatgttttggacctaagcatgttattcaaaagtttaccaaaagtacaataatgtTATGTGTGTAACATTGATCATTCAATATATTGAGTAAGGACTCGAACCTTACTTCtttgaagaaaagggcgtaGATTAAAACAATATGCAATAAAGGAAAGCATACTACATGAAGTTCGATACTGAAAGAATAATTGTATTTTGAAGGATAGAAGAGTAAAAGCtgtatagagctatctaagcccgatctcacacacactagctcaccatttgttttgctggctggtacaaaatttaacctcactttttttcgtgtacgtacacgcaatacatgcgcacgtagataactctatgaagTAGACACACAAGCACACCACAAGCCACCAGCAAGGTCACGTGTTGTCATCATGATAACggaaccaagccaacgtggaggtaagaaaatgggTAACTTGCAAGGAACTagagcaggcctgcccaaccttttcggctcaattttcacatttttgatcgtcaaaattacaattgttgattttgtcATGGTTTCTtcgatggaatcggttctcagatgactagtgaacataactttaccaaaagtttgaaaaaatatttatacaagtcgtttttatctacattttacggcaaaaatcaatccggcccgcgggccggaccaatttttcacttaaaacttacataaaaacgacccgcaaaaatattttttcaaacttttatcaaagttatgttcactgttcatctgagaaccgattccatcaaagaaaccatgaaaaaatcaacaattgtaattttgacgatcaaaaatgtgaaaattgagccaaaaaggttgggcaggcctgaacTAGAGCAACTGTTTTGACCAAGATCAactaacagcactacggatgtagttccgctccttccaggatgttcctcaccgggtgtcaaccgaaaaggtatcattcacccttggcctgcaataaaataaaagtaCATAGTAACAAAATTTTCGAGATGGGATTTCGTTACGAAACGTTTTCGCTTTGCGAAAAATGTAGATTAATACCGCGTATaaaaaccttaggacaaagttctttgtaaaaaaaaggtaaaaaaccaaaatcagaaaaaaaaagttgaaaaaaagattgattgattttttgtaaattttcatacaaaaactgcagaagaagttttaaaattttcaaatctcgcTCCAGTAAATATGCTCTAAAGTGCTAAAGTACCCACATTAACTCAGTGCGGACGTTACGCATCGGCGGCCGTTACTGATCGTGTGGTCCGCCCTAGAACCGCCCTGGCGGACCTAGGGCGGGCCGCCTGGGcggttgaaatttgacatttgaaatttttcaatttcgtccGCCCTCCATCCGCATTGGCGTGCCATGGGCGCATCGCCTGGGCGGTTCAAACttatcgctgaaatgtttcaatatcgTTCGCCCCTCAATCGCCGCGGCGAGCCAAAGGCTGATTGCCGTGGCGGTTTGCATCTGAAGGAATTTATttcgaatttgacatttcagtcagTTTTCAACGAGCTTCGGTGGGTGTTGTTATTTAATCGGCGGCTGCTGATTTTCGTTGTTAAGTTTGTGTTGGGAgaagtgttgtgttgtttagattgttaacttatgtaaacaaacagttgaaAGTGCGTTTGAAATAGTGATTGAAGGTTGTTTTGCAAGAATAATCGTTATTGTTGGTGTAATTTATGTGACACCCCTTATAAATATTGTTGGCAGATGTGCAATCATTTGGAATACTTagaatttgatatgtttcattgttgttatgatttgatttattcttttttgtatgtttgtatggaaatttggcgtacattttggtaaaaagtataTCTTTCCCAGGGAAACCTCTTGAAGAGTATCGAggtggcatttacaaagcggattttgTGCCAATGTTTACTCaattaatgttaatgtttttttgtgtgaatgttAACACTCCAAAGGTTGCGGGTTCAGTGCCAGCAGTGGAGGCAATTAGTGGTGCAGAAGC
This is a stretch of genomic DNA from Culex pipiens pallens isolate TS chromosome 1, TS_CPP_V2, whole genome shotgun sequence. It encodes these proteins:
- the LOC120425490 gene encoding uncharacterized protein LOC120425490; its protein translation is MSRPQFFGFDTHLPVEDWGNGYIGGTPDDLEYDALNDSGDLVRFEQRKARLQLDLSVWMMPRKPRLQHLVPRPAMQQLHSQSSLMATMQQQQQQHHQAGGQMVRSEYEQTDGAAFDAPPPEVPNSFPNFFI